In Plasmodium chabaudi chabaudi strain AS genome assembly, chromosome: 10, a single genomic region encodes these proteins:
- a CDS encoding 40S ribosomal protein S8e, putative — MHIFVYFLKQMGISRDGRHKLRLTGGKKKIHKKKRKYELGRPPSNTKLGSRQVHVVRGRGKNYKYRAIKLDSGSFSWPAFGISKMTRIIDVVYNASNNELVRTKTLVKNCIVLIDSHPFTAWYENTFGVTLGKKKKSKEEEGKEEENTEEQKEETNEEEKDKKTYPVIKKIGKAKQIDPALLEQFKQGRVLACISSRPGQCGKADGYIIEGDELLFYKRKMDKKKRS, encoded by the exons atgcatatttttgtttattttttgaaacagATGGGTATTAGCAGAGATGGAAGACACAAACTTCGTTTAACTGGTGGTAAGAAAAAGATTCATAAAAAGAAGAGAAAGTATGAATTAGGAAGACCACCTTCAAATACCAAGTTAGGTAGCAGGCAAGTTCATGTTGTTAGAGGAAGaggaaaaaattacaagTATCGTGCAATTAAGTTAGATTCTGGTAGTTTTTCATGGCCTGCTTTTGGAATTTCTAAAATGACAAGAATTATTGATGTTGTTTACAATGCATCAAATAACGAATTAGTTAGAACTAAAACATTAGTCAAAAATTGTATCGTTTTAATTGATTCTCACCCATTTACAGCTTG GTATGAAAATACATTTGGTGTTACCCTTGgtaagaaaaagaaatcaAAAGAGGAAGAAGGtaaagaagaagaaaacaCTGAAGaacaaaaagaagaaactaatgaagaagaaaaggataaaaaaacatatccagtaattaaaaaaataggaaaAGCAAAACAAATCGACCCAGCTTTACTTGAACAATTTAAACAAGGAAGAGTTTTAGCTTGCATTAGTAGCAGACCCGGACAATGTGGTAAAGCAGATGGTTACATTATTGAAGGagatgaattattattttacaaacGTAAAATGGATAAGAAAAAGAGAAGTTAA